Within the Paracoccus everestensis genome, the region TGACGACCTGAGGACCGGGGGCGGCAGGGCCATAAGTCTGGCCGTTCACGGCGAAATAGACTGCGCCTGAATTGCCCGTGCGCAGCAGCGGCGGTTCCTCCAGCGCCGGCAGGGTAAAGCGCTCCCCGGCGTCCATGATCTTTTCCAGAAGAACCGTTCCGTCGGCCGATGTCACGCGCACCCAGGCAGGCCGGGCGGCCAGCAGTTCCAAGGCGGGCGCGTCCGGCGCCACGGTGATCGCGGCCGCGGCCTGTTCCGGGAGGGGGGGTCCGAATTCGGCAGCCCCCGCCTCGGCCAATGCGCGCTGAATGGCGGTTCCAGCATCGGGGGGGCCCTGGTCCGCGGCCATGTCCTGGGCTGCGGGCACCTGCGTCAGGCCGGGGTCGATGGCGGCAATCGGACCATCGCGCGCGGTCAAGACCGGCGCTTCCAGAATCTGCGGGCGATACAGCCTGTCCAACCCCTCGGGTTGAGGCAGGGCCTGAGCCAGATCGGTGGTGTCGGACAGATCCAGGGCCGGTTCGGCCATGCCCGTCCCCTCGACCGGATCCAGGGCGGTGACGACGCCAGGCGCGTTTTCGCCCGGGGCCAGGGTGACACGCTGAACCTCTTGCAACAGGGACCAGCCGCCATAGCCCAAGCCGCAGACCAGGGCGATCAGCACCAGGACGGCGCCGATGGCACGGGGTTCGATGTCGGACCAGAAGCTTTCCTGCTGCGGAATGAACAGCGCCTTGGGATTGGCCAGGGCCTCGACGGGGTCGGACGGCTTGCGCGCAGGTTTTGGCCCGGCGGCGGTGGGCGCCATGCCATGCGTGGGCTGGAAACCGGATTCCAGGCAGAACCGGCGAAAGGTCCAGTCAGGGTCCATGTTCAGATAGCGCGCATAGGACCGGACATAGCCCGCCACGAAGCTGGGCGTGTCGAATGCGGTGATGTCGCAATTCTCAATCGCGGCAACATAGGATGCACGGATGCGCAATTCACGCTGCACGTCCAGCAGGGACTTGCCCAGGGTCGCCCGTTCGCCCCGCAGGATATCGCCAAGGCGCGTGTCGTCGTCGAGGAAATGGCCCACTTCCCCCACCTGCACATTCTCCTCTGCCGGGTAATCAGCCCGCAGCCTGCTCATGTCTTGCCTGCCTCATCGCCCGATGCCGGTAACGTCCGAATCAGACGTTACCTTTTGTTCTTTAACGCGAGCTTATCACGCAGGCGAGAGCAGTTCACCCGCCGAATGAATCAGGCGCTCATTTCCTGGCGGTTGAGTGCGCAATGTGACCACAACTTATCCATGGCCTTGACCAGATGGTCGATCTGGCGGGGCGCATGGACCGGCGACGGGGTAAAGCGCAACCGTTCCGTGCCGCGCGGAACGGTCGGGAAGTTGATCGGCTGGACATAGATGCCATAGTCGCGCAGCAGCATGTCCGACAGCATCTTGCAGTGGACCGGATGGCCGACATGGACCGGCACGATATGGCTGCCATGGTCGATGATGGGCATCCCCAGCGATTTCAGCCGCATCTTCAGGATCCGGGCGTGCAATTGCTGCGCATCGCGCAGATGCTGGCCTTCCGGGCCCTTCAGCAGTGCGATCGAGGCCGCGGCCCCCGCAGCCACCGCCGGCGGCAGCGAGGTGGTGAAGATGAAGCCCGGCGCATAGGACCGGATCGCGTCCATCATCTTGGCTGTGCCCGCGATATAGCCGCCGAAGACGCCAAAGGCCTTGCCCAGCGTGCCGTTGAAGATTGTGATGCGGTCCATCAGCCCGTCGCGCTCGGCCACGCCGGCGCCGCGCGGGCCATACATGCCCACCGCATGGACCTCGTCCAGATAGGTCAGGGCGTTGAACTCGTCCGCGAGATCGCAGATCGCCTTGATTGGGCCGAAGTCACCGTCCATCGAATAGATCGATTCAAAGGCGATCAGCTTGGGCGCCGTAGGATCGTCGGCGGCCAGAAGCTGGCGCAGATGGGCCACATCATTGTGCCGGAAGATCCGCTTGGCGCCGTCAAACCGCTTGATCCCCTCGATCATCGACGCGTGGTTCAACTCGTCAGAATAGATGATCAGGCCGGGGAACAGCTTGCGCAGGGTGGACAGGGTGGCGTCATTGGCGATGTAGGCGCTGGAAAAGACAAGCGCGACTTCCTTGCCATGCAGGTCGGCCAGCTCTGCCTCCAGGCGCTTGTGATAGATGGTGGTCCCGGAAATGTTGCGCGTGCCGCCGGATCCTGCGCCAACGGCATCCAGGGCCTCGTGCATCGCCTCCAGCACCGCCGGATGCTGGCCCATGCCCAAGTAATCGTTGCCGCACCAGACGGTGATGTCCTGCTTTTCCCCATCGGGGCGCGTCCACACGGCTTGGGGAAACTGGCCCTTCGTCCGCTCGATGTCGATGAAGGTGCGATAGCGGCCTTCCTCGTGCAGCCGACCGATAGCCTGGTCCAAGGCGGCATCGTAATTCATTGCGGGCGTTCCCTTGCATAGCTGGCTGGGGCAATCATTGTCAGATCGCGCGCGGTGTGACGTTGATATATGTC harbors:
- a CDS encoding helix-turn-helix domain-containing protein, with the translated sequence MSRLRADYPAEENVQVGEVGHFLDDDTRLGDILRGERATLGKSLLDVQRELRIRASYVAAIENCDITAFDTPSFVAGYVRSYARYLNMDPDWTFRRFCLESGFQPTHGMAPTAAGPKPARKPSDPVEALANPKALFIPQQESFWSDIEPRAIGAVLVLIALVCGLGYGGWSLLQEVQRVTLAPGENAPGVVTALDPVEGTGMAEPALDLSDTTDLAQALPQPEGLDRLYRPQILEAPVLTARDGPIAAIDPGLTQVPAAQDMAADQGPPDAGTAIQRALAEAGAAEFGPPLPEQAAAAITVAPDAPALELLAARPAWVRVTSADGTVLLEKIMDAGERFTLPALEEPPLLRTGNSGAVYFAVNGQTYGPAAPGPQVVKNIKLSPDDVTGSFALADLNADPELAQIVSVAQAAPAPDAPVTVTE
- the hemA gene encoding 5-aminolevulinate synthase; the encoded protein is MNYDAALDQAIGRLHEEGRYRTFIDIERTKGQFPQAVWTRPDGEKQDITVWCGNDYLGMGQHPAVLEAMHEALDAVGAGSGGTRNISGTTIYHKRLEAELADLHGKEVALVFSSAYIANDATLSTLRKLFPGLIIYSDELNHASMIEGIKRFDGAKRIFRHNDVAHLRQLLAADDPTAPKLIAFESIYSMDGDFGPIKAICDLADEFNALTYLDEVHAVGMYGPRGAGVAERDGLMDRITIFNGTLGKAFGVFGGYIAGTAKMMDAIRSYAPGFIFTTSLPPAVAAGAAASIALLKGPEGQHLRDAQQLHARILKMRLKSLGMPIIDHGSHIVPVHVGHPVHCKMLSDMLLRDYGIYVQPINFPTVPRGTERLRFTPSPVHAPRQIDHLVKAMDKLWSHCALNRQEMSA